TCATGGGCCAGCGGCGAGCCGATCGACCTGCAACGTGACTGGACGCCCTGGGAGGATATCTCCGACGAGCTCAAGGTGGCGGTCATCGCCGGCGAAGACCAGAAGTTCGCCAGCCACTGGGGCTTCGATATCCCCGCGATCCAGGCGGCGCTGGCCTACAACGAGCGTGGCGGCAAGGTACGCGGCGCCAGCACGCTGACCCAGCAGGTGGCCAAGAACCTGTTCCTGTGGTCCGGGCGCAGTTGGCTGCGCAAGGGGCTGGAAGCCTGGTTCACCGCCCTTATAGAGCTGTTCTGGTCAAAGGAGCGGATACTCGAGGTCTATCTGAACAGTGCCGAATGGGGCAAGGGCGTGTTCGGTGCCCAGGCGGCGGCGCGTTATCACTTCGGCGTGGATGCCAGCCGCCTGACGCGACAACAGGCCGCACAGCTCGCGGCCGTACTGCCAAGCCCGATCAAGTGGAGTGCCAGCCGCCCCAGCGCCTATGTGGCAAGCCGGGCGGGATGGATCCGCCGGCAGATGAGCCAGTTGGGTGGACCGAGCTATCTGATGCAATTGAAGAGTTCGCATAGCCCATAAGGACACGTGACAATCAATCCCACAGATATCTAGGCTCTGTATGAAAAGCCTTGATACTCAGTGGTGCTACGTTGATAACAGCCTCGGAACTCTCATTTACAACCCGAAAAGTCCGCGACTCCGACCGTTCCTCGGCTGTTTTCACCTTGCCTGACCTTCGTCTCAAATGCCCTGCCCTCTGTCTGAGGGCAGGGCATTTGAAGACCTAGTGGCAGGCCAT
This sequence is a window from Pseudomonas maumuensis. Protein-coding genes within it:
- the mtgA gene encoding monofunctional biosynthetic peptidoglycan transglycosylase, with translation MLSSLLRRLSRALLWFAAGSIAVVLVLRWVPPPGTALMVERKVQSWASGEPIDLQRDWTPWEDISDELKVAVIAGEDQKFASHWGFDIPAIQAALAYNERGGKVRGASTLTQQVAKNLFLWSGRSWLRKGLEAWFTALIELFWSKERILEVYLNSAEWGKGVFGAQAAARYHFGVDASRLTRQQAAQLAAVLPSPIKWSASRPSAYVASRAGWIRRQMSQLGGPSYLMQLKSSHSP